A portion of the Natronococcus sp. AD-5 genome contains these proteins:
- a CDS encoding HalOD1 output domain-containing protein has product MCSNHQTRLEWSEAPCNAIITAVSALADVPAGELPPLYDYVDPDALNALFAASDDGSDLRLSFSYLEYDVTVHQEGETVITVVNRDASVRCSQSMEEW; this is encoded by the coding sequence ATGTGTTCGAATCACCAGACTCGACTCGAGTGGTCAGAGGCACCGTGTAATGCGATCATCACTGCGGTTTCGGCACTCGCCGACGTACCAGCCGGCGAGTTACCACCGCTCTACGACTACGTCGATCCGGATGCACTCAACGCGCTCTTCGCCGCTTCCGACGACGGGTCGGATCTACGGCTGTCGTTTTCGTACCTCGAGTACGACGTAACCGTCCACCAGGAGGGGGAGACCGTCATTACGGTCGTGAACAGAGATGCGAGCGTGAGGTGCTCTCAGTCGATGGAGGAGTGGTAA